In bacterium, a single window of DNA contains:
- a CDS encoding site-specific DNA-methyltransferase: MATLNFKGKTFVQNHHLSVKYHQLVPKKDKSLTDKVSLNDNLILYGDNLKSLKALLPTYTGKVKCIYIDPPYNTGNERWVYNDNVNSPMMQEWLGKVVDIEDLTRHDKWLCMMMPRLKLLRELLREDGVIFISIDDNEVHRLRMLTDEIFGEQNLISQIITVANKGGQDYLDIAKTHEYILCYGKTDFVKVGELPKDISEFPFKDKEGNYQLRELRNRNPKFNRQNRPNLFYPIYINPNLCDTNKHCAITLEKDNNFHIEVFPKNSEGKDSCWRWSQELLLRNISKRPEDSTVIARQRKDGGWNIYEKNRKATQKAKSVWDEKEMRTELGTRILREIFGESNLQFPKPVELIKKIILLSTEKEDIILDSFAGSGTTAHAVLDLNKEDGGNRKFILVECEDYADRITAERVRRVIKGVPNARDEKLKEGLGGTFSYFELGEPIEMESILEGDKLPTYLELARYVFYTATGEEFDSSEVDENKNFIGESKEYEVYLFYKSDIEYLKSTALTLDRAKNLGTYKGKKRLVFAPSKYLDTEYLLEYRIDYCQLPFEIYKLKE, encoded by the coding sequence TCATACTTTATGGGGATAATCTCAAAAGCCTAAAAGCCCTTCTCCCCACTTATACCGGCAAAGTGAAATGTATCTATATCGACCCACCATACAATACCGGAAATGAAAGATGGGTCTATAACGATAATGTCAACTCTCCGATGATGCAGGAGTGGCTCGGTAAGGTGGTTGATATTGAGGACTTGACCCGCCATGATAAATGGCTTTGTATGATGATGCCAAGATTGAAACTTCTGCGAGAGTTATTAAGAGAAGATGGTGTGATTTTTATAAGTATTGATGATAACGAAGTCCACCGTTTGAGAATGTTAACGGATGAGATTTTTGGTGAACAAAACCTTATTTCTCAAATTATTACAGTAGCAAATAAGGGAGGACAGGATTATTTGGATATTGCGAAGACCCATGAATATATTCTTTGTTATGGCAAAACAGATTTTGTTAAAGTAGGTGAGTTACCTAAAGATATATCTGAGTTTCCTTTTAAGGATAAAGAAGGTAACTACCAATTAAGAGAGTTGCGGAATAGAAATCCTAAATTTAATCGGCAAAATCGTCCGAATTTGTTTTATCCAATCTATATCAACCCCAATTTATGTGATACAAATAAACATTGCGCTATAACTTTAGAAAAAGATAATAATTTTCATATAGAGGTATTCCCTAAAAACAGTGAGGGGAAAGATAGTTGCTGGCGGTGGAGTCAAGAATTACTGCTTAGAAATATTTCAAAGAGACCAGAAGATAGTACTGTGATAGCAAGGCAGAGAAAAGACGGTGGTTGGAATATTTATGAAAAAAATCGAAAGGCAACCCAAAAAGCAAAATCAGTGTGGGATGAAAAAGAAATGAGGACAGAATTAGGAACGCGTATACTTAGAGAAATTTTTGGTGAGTCAAATCTGCAATTTCCAAAACCAGTTGAATTGATTAAAAAAATAATTCTGCTAAGCACGGAGAAAGAAGATATTATTCTTGACTCCTTTGCTGGCTCTGGCACAACAGCCCATGCAGTTTTAGACCTAAACAAAGAAGATGGCGGCAATCGTAAATTCATCCTGGTTGAATGTGAAGATTATGCAGACAGAATAACCGCAGAAAGGGTGAGAAGGGTTATCAAGGGTGTCCCAAATGCAAGAGATGAGAAATTAAAAGAAGGCTTAGGTGGCACATTCAGCTATTTTGAACTTGGTGAGCCGATTGAGATGGAGAGTATTTTAGAAGGCGATAAGCTGCCCACCTACCTTGAGCTTGCAAGATATGTCTTTTATACTGCTACAGGTGAGGAATTTGACTCATCAGAAGTTGATGAGAATAAAAACTTTATCGGTGAATCAAAGGAATACGAGGTTTATTTGTTTTACAAGTCAGATATTGAATATCTTAAATCCACCGCACTTACGCTTGATAGGGCAAAGAATTTAGGGACTTACAAGGGCAAAAAGCGATTGGTTTTTGCACCCAGCAAATACCTTGATACCGAATATCTTTTAGAATACCGGATTGATTACTGCCAATTGCCGTTTGAGATTTATAAGTTGAAGGAGTGA
- a CDS encoding DUF1828 domain-containing protein, producing the protein MDILSIEKDFREKVCDKIKIVQEGKERFRISTPFMFEDGDHLVSLLKKSDRGWVISDEGHTYMHLSYDLDMKDLERGTRQKIIESALSMFDIKDKNGELVTTVENEAYGDALYSFVQGVLKVTDVSYLSQERVKSTFMEDFKSFIAEKVPEDRRVFDYYDKRYDPEAKYTVDCKVNWRGEQLFIFAIPNDDKCRDATISLLQFEKWNIPFYSMAVFEDQETIGRKVLARFSDVCEKQFSSFTLNKDRIEKYLISRDGT; encoded by the coding sequence ATGGACATTTTATCAATTGAGAAAGATTTTAGAGAAAAGGTTTGCGATAAAATAAAGATTGTTCAAGAAGGAAAAGAGCGATTCAGAATATCCACTCCCTTTATGTTTGAAGATGGTGACCATTTAGTTTCTTTGTTGAAAAAATCGGATAGAGGCTGGGTTATTTCGGATGAAGGGCATACCTATATGCATTTAAGTTATGACCTTGATATGAAAGATTTAGAAAGGGGGACAAGGCAAAAGATTATTGAATCTGCTTTATCAATGTTTGACATCAAAGATAAAAACGGTGAGTTGGTAACAACAGTAGAAAATGAAGCCTATGGAGATGCACTTTATAGTTTTGTTCAAGGGGTATTAAAGGTAACTGATGTATCCTATCTTTCACAGGAAAGAGTCAAGTCTACTTTTATGGAAGATTTCAAATCTTTTATCGCTGAAAAAGTTCCTGAAGATAGAAGGGTTTTTGATTATTATGATAAGAGATACGACCCTGAAGCAAAATATACTGTTGATTGTAAGGTGAATTGGAGGGGAGAGCAACTCTTTATATTTGCTATACCCAACGATGACAAATGCCGTGATGCAACAATAAGTTTATTACAGTTTGAGAAATGGAATATACCATTTTATTCAATGGCTGTTTTTGAAGACCAGGAGACTATCGGCAGAAAAGTTTTAGCAAGGTTTAGTGATGTTTGCGAAAAGCAATTTTCAAGTTTTACCTTAAATAAAGACCGCATTGAAAAATATCTAATTTCGAGGGATGGGACTTAA